The following coding sequences lie in one Phycicoccus duodecadis genomic window:
- a CDS encoding S1C family serine protease has protein sequence MSDQQHTPPTGTGPDGTAPQWYTPRSSTTTADRSAGDHTQTATYDQQPTGSGAPGTPSPGTDPYRAAPHGSAPSPYATPHPPTAPMAPPPPSGPFGPSGHSSGPSGSSSSGSGRRRAAELTAVAVLAAILSAGGTVAATRLVDDAQAPATTQSSSTQPGRGSDAAPVQQANANAPDWTATASAVAPSVVAITATLPNGMAQGSGVIIDDSGHVVTNNHVVAGATKLQVTLTDGRTYSAQVRGTDPSTDLAVITIDQAPSDLTPITMGDSDALEVGDPVMAVGNPLGLAGTVTTGIVSALNRPVTTQAEEPQQQSPFNGGFQQQQQPASGPVVTNAIQTSAAINPGNSGGALVDASGRLVGINSAIASLGSSSGGQSGSIGIGFAIPVTEVQNIAKQLIANGEAKHAFLGVVPQNGSASDGSATLAGAEIVSVEPGTPAAAAGLKKGDVIVAVNGDAVDSAESLVGYVREQTIGATVKLTVLRDGKRVQVQATLAERNATTG, from the coding sequence ATGAGCGACCAGCAGCACACCCCCCCGACCGGCACCGGCCCCGACGGGACCGCCCCCCAGTGGTACACCCCCCGCAGCAGCACGACGACCGCCGACCGGTCCGCGGGTGACCACACGCAGACCGCCACGTACGACCAGCAGCCCACCGGCTCCGGCGCCCCGGGCACCCCGTCCCCCGGTACCGACCCCTACCGCGCGGCCCCCCACGGCTCCGCGCCGTCCCCCTACGCCACCCCCCACCCCCCGACGGCCCCGATGGCCCCTCCCCCTCCCTCGGGGCCCTTCGGGCCGTCGGGGCACTCGTCCGGGCCGTCGGGCTCCTCCTCCTCAGGGTCCGGACGTCGCCGCGCGGCGGAGCTCACCGCCGTCGCGGTCCTGGCCGCCATCCTGTCCGCCGGCGGCACGGTGGCCGCGACCCGGCTGGTCGACGACGCGCAGGCCCCGGCCACGACGCAGTCCTCGTCGACCCAGCCGGGTCGCGGCAGCGACGCGGCGCCGGTGCAGCAGGCCAACGCCAACGCGCCGGACTGGACGGCCACCGCGAGCGCCGTCGCGCCGAGCGTGGTCGCGATCACCGCGACCCTCCCGAACGGCATGGCCCAGGGGTCCGGCGTCATCATCGACGACTCGGGCCACGTGGTGACCAACAACCACGTCGTCGCCGGCGCCACCAAGCTGCAGGTCACTCTCACCGACGGGCGTACCTACTCGGCGCAGGTCCGCGGTACCGACCCGTCGACCGACCTCGCGGTCATCACCATCGACCAGGCGCCGAGCGACCTCACCCCGATCACGATGGGTGACTCCGACGCGCTCGAGGTCGGCGACCCGGTGATGGCGGTCGGCAACCCGCTGGGGCTCGCCGGCACCGTCACCACGGGCATCGTCAGCGCCCTCAACCGCCCCGTCACGACGCAGGCGGAGGAGCCGCAGCAGCAGAGCCCCTTCAACGGCGGCTTCCAGCAGCAACAGCAGCCGGCCAGTGGGCCCGTGGTGACCAACGCCATCCAGACCTCGGCCGCGATCAACCCGGGCAACAGCGGCGGCGCGCTGGTGGACGCATCGGGTCGGCTCGTGGGCATCAACTCGGCCATCGCCTCACTGGGCTCCTCGAGCGGCGGCCAGTCGGGCAGCATCGGGATCGGCTTCGCCATCCCCGTGACCGAGGTGCAGAACATCGCCAAGCAGCTGATCGCCAACGGCGAGGCCAAGCACGCCTTCCTCGGCGTCGTCCCGCAGAACGGGTCGGCCTCCGACGGGTCGGCGACCCTGGCCGGCGCCGAGATCGTCTCGGTCGAGCCCGGCACCCCGGCCGCGGCCGCGGGTCTGAAGAAGGGCGACGTGATCGTCGCCGTCAACGGCGACGCCGTCGACTCGGCCGAGTCGCTGGTCGGCTACGTCCGCGAGCAGACCATCGGCGCCACGGTGAAGCTCACGGTCCTGCGCGACGGCAAGCGCGTCCAGGTGCAGGCCACGCTGGCCGAGCGGAACGCCACCACCGGCTGA
- a CDS encoding DUF3027 domain-containing protein gives MPAATAVRPDATLRGAVETAREALVAVAERDSVGEHLGMEMVEERLATHYFASSSTAYVGWRWAVSVARVPRSKLVTVCEVELVPGEGAVLSPEWVPYAERLAPGDLGPGDITPFVADDPLLEAGFEATGDEDVDAMAFWELGLGRPRVLSAEGREAAAQRWYEGDSGPEAAVAVKAPMACSSCGFFLPMPGALRAVFGVCANAWSPSDGRVVSLDHGCGAHSEADAPAPTPERVGEPILDDTAVELS, from the coding sequence ATGCCCGCCGCCACCGCCGTCCGGCCCGACGCCACCCTCCGGGGCGCCGTCGAGACCGCGCGTGAGGCCCTGGTCGCCGTCGCCGAGCGCGACAGCGTCGGCGAGCACCTCGGCATGGAGATGGTCGAGGAGCGCCTCGCGACGCACTACTTCGCCTCCTCGTCGACCGCCTACGTCGGATGGCGCTGGGCCGTCTCCGTCGCGCGGGTGCCCCGGTCCAAGCTCGTCACCGTATGCGAGGTCGAGCTGGTCCCCGGCGAGGGTGCCGTCCTCTCCCCCGAGTGGGTCCCCTACGCCGAGCGGCTCGCCCCGGGCGACCTCGGCCCCGGCGACATCACCCCCTTCGTCGCCGACGACCCGCTGCTCGAGGCCGGCTTCGAGGCGACGGGCGACGAGGACGTCGACGCGATGGCCTTCTGGGAGCTCGGGCTCGGCCGCCCGCGCGTGCTCTCGGCCGAGGGGCGCGAGGCCGCGGCGCAGCGCTGGTACGAAGGAGACTCCGGGCCCGAGGCCGCCGTGGCGGTCAAGGCCCCCATGGCGTGCTCGTCCTGCGGGTTCTTCCTGCCGATGCCCGGGGCGCTGCGCGCGGTCTTCGGCGTCTGTGCCAACGCGTGGTCGCCCTCCGACGGGCGCGTGGTCAGCCTCGACCACGGCTGCGGCGCGCACTCCGAGGCCGACGCACCGGCGCCCACGCCCGAGCGCGTCGGTGAGCCCATCCTCGACGACACCGCGGTCGAGCTCTCCTGA
- a CDS encoding NCS2 family permease — translation MAETSTTAGPANSAAPGSPLERFFHIGERGSTLGREIRGGVATFFTMAYIVVLNPLILGFVKDADGKFLGGGAAPNLPAIAAGTALVAGVLTILMGLVANYPLALATGLGLNAFVAYAIASKMTWADAMGLVVIEGVVILVLVLTGFRQAVFHAVPAQLKVAISVGIGLFIALIGLVDAGFVRRTGTGPVPVELGIGGQLAGWPTLVFALGVVLIIALWVRKVKGAIIISIITMTVVAFVIEALAKVGPTVTGQDSAGNNIVNPRGWNLNVPAWPDHIDPISFGTLGEFNLLGSFSRVGVVAAVLLIFTLMLADFFDTMGTMTAIGAEAGLLDEEGNPPNTQRILVVDSIAAAAGGAAGVSSNTSYIESASGVGEGARTGLASVVTGLLFLVAVVFAPLVEIIPNEAAVPALVLVGFLMMQQVKEIAWDDVEIAIPAFLTIILMPFTYSITVGIGAGFVAYVLIKIVRGKVAQVHPMMWVTAGLFVVYFFIEPITAVFTG, via the coding sequence ATGGCCGAGACCTCCACCACCGCCGGGCCCGCCAACAGCGCCGCCCCGGGCTCCCCCCTCGAACGCTTCTTCCACATCGGCGAGCGGGGCTCGACCCTCGGCCGCGAGATCCGCGGCGGCGTCGCCACCTTCTTCACGATGGCCTACATCGTCGTGCTGAACCCGCTCATCCTGGGCTTCGTCAAGGACGCCGACGGCAAGTTCCTCGGCGGGGGCGCCGCCCCCAACCTGCCCGCCATCGCGGCCGGCACCGCCCTGGTGGCCGGCGTGCTCACCATCCTGATGGGGCTCGTCGCCAACTACCCGCTGGCGCTCGCGACCGGCCTGGGGCTCAACGCCTTCGTCGCCTACGCCATCGCCAGCAAGATGACGTGGGCCGACGCCATGGGGCTGGTGGTCATCGAGGGCGTGGTCATCCTCGTGCTCGTCCTCACCGGTTTCCGGCAGGCGGTGTTCCACGCCGTCCCGGCCCAGCTCAAGGTCGCGATCTCGGTGGGCATCGGGCTCTTCATCGCCCTCATCGGGCTGGTCGACGCCGGCTTCGTGCGTCGCACCGGCACCGGCCCGGTGCCGGTCGAGCTCGGCATCGGCGGGCAGCTCGCCGGCTGGCCCACCCTGGTCTTCGCGCTCGGCGTGGTGCTGATCATCGCCCTCTGGGTGCGCAAGGTGAAGGGCGCCATCATCATCTCGATCATCACGATGACGGTCGTCGCCTTCGTCATCGAGGCCCTCGCCAAGGTCGGTCCCACCGTCACCGGCCAGGACTCCGCCGGCAACAACATCGTCAACCCGCGGGGCTGGAACCTCAACGTCCCCGCCTGGCCCGACCACATCGACCCGATCAGCTTCGGCACCCTGGGGGAGTTCAACCTGCTCGGGTCGTTCTCGCGGGTCGGTGTCGTGGCGGCGGTGCTGCTGATCTTCACCCTGATGCTGGCCGACTTCTTCGACACCATGGGCACGATGACGGCCATCGGGGCCGAGGCCGGCCTGCTCGACGAGGAGGGCAACCCGCCCAACACCCAGCGCATCCTGGTCGTCGACTCGATCGCGGCGGCTGCCGGTGGCGCGGCCGGGGTCTCGTCGAACACCTCCTACATCGAGTCCGCCTCGGGTGTCGGGGAGGGGGCCCGCACCGGGCTCGCGTCGGTCGTCACCGGTCTGCTGTTCCTGGTGGCCGTGGTCTTCGCGCCGCTGGTCGAGATCATCCCCAACGAGGCTGCCGTGCCGGCGCTCGTGCTGGTGGGCTTCCTGATGATGCAGCAGGTCAAGGAGATCGCCTGGGACGACGTCGAGATCGCCATCCCGGCGTTCCTGACGATCATCCTGATGCCGTTCACGTACTCCATCACGGTCGGCATCGGCGCCGGCTTCGTGGCGTACGTGCTGATCAAGATCGTGCGCGGCAAGGTCGCGCAGGTGCATCCGATGATGTGGGTGACGGCCGGCCTGTTCGTCGTCTACTTCTTCATCGAGCCCATCACGGCGGTCTTCACCGGCTGA
- a CDS encoding PD40 domain-containing protein — protein sequence MRGARRGAGGWGTLAVAASLVVAGWVAVPLQAASAAWDPSATALLGRTLVTWMSDGSAGAVEVDRSDNGDPWVRVADLPGDATSWVDDTVTPGATSTYRLVVTSTSGGAQTTGSSAPVVGASEELVLAAGDTPDLLSAPVGDGTPVPWSTMQAVGAPAVSPDGRSVAYEVRDPALGATSLWVRPTAPDGPAARLLVDDPTADELGPAWSPDGSRVCYTRDAHQGTPAIWCVSTSSDGAPAEPLPGGDGAAHPTFLPDGGAVLAVDEIDGGMLRIGLDGTRGALGGSEGADSPQVSPRGDLVAFGALTSDGFAEVRTLPVSGGRVTTRLRADTLDETFGAPAWSPDGAALAVPTYRPGADDAVTLWRADEAGGEGSTTTATPSGGLPIHSLAWRRADQAAPAVSFPKAPTRTSGSVSLPVRVVDDTVPVAGLSVVCTVDALPVPRCDGGFRGSVRSGTHTLEVTATDPFGHVGSAVHTWTADATGPVVSMSALPAAVLGTSVTLTYGATDVSGVASYDIRMRYARWSSSRYTSYVQPRAWTGTTVRSITVSPSIGYEYCFSVRARDVFGNVSGWSAERCTLRPLDDRSLVAGAGWSRLSYSSAYSRTLSRSTTAGTSLTRSGAYVRQVVLVVTTCPTCGSLDVYVGSTRIGSVGLYSSTTRTKQLRSVSATSLRSGTITLRVHTKGRPVIVDGLGVRKT from the coding sequence GTGCGCGGTGCGCGCCGTGGTGCCGGGGGGTGGGGGACGCTGGCCGTCGCCGCGTCCCTGGTGGTGGCGGGATGGGTCGCCGTGCCGCTGCAGGCCGCGTCCGCGGCCTGGGACCCGTCCGCGACCGCCCTGCTCGGTCGGACCCTGGTCACCTGGATGTCGGACGGGTCGGCCGGCGCCGTCGAGGTCGACCGCTCCGACAACGGCGACCCCTGGGTCCGCGTCGCCGACCTGCCCGGTGACGCGACCTCCTGGGTCGACGACACCGTGACTCCCGGGGCCACGTCGACGTACCGCCTCGTCGTCACGTCGACGTCGGGGGGAGCCCAGACCACGGGCTCCTCCGCTCCGGTCGTCGGTGCGTCCGAGGAGCTGGTCCTCGCGGCCGGCGACACCCCGGACCTGCTGTCGGCGCCGGTCGGCGACGGCACCCCGGTGCCCTGGTCCACGATGCAGGCCGTCGGCGCGCCCGCCGTCTCACCGGACGGGCGCTCCGTCGCCTACGAGGTCCGGGACCCGGCCCTCGGCGCGACCTCGCTGTGGGTACGCCCGACCGCCCCGGACGGCCCCGCCGCCCGGCTGCTGGTCGACGACCCCACCGCCGACGAGCTGGGCCCGGCCTGGTCGCCGGACGGCTCGCGGGTCTGCTACACCCGGGACGCCCACCAGGGGACGCCCGCGATCTGGTGCGTCTCCACCTCGTCCGACGGCGCGCCCGCCGAGCCTCTCCCCGGGGGCGACGGGGCCGCCCACCCCACGTTCCTCCCCGACGGTGGTGCGGTCCTGGCGGTCGACGAGATCGACGGAGGGATGCTGCGGATCGGCCTCGACGGCACCCGCGGCGCCCTCGGTGGATCCGAAGGCGCGGACAGCCCCCAGGTCTCGCCCCGCGGGGACCTGGTGGCGTTCGGCGCCCTCACGTCCGACGGGTTCGCCGAGGTGCGGACCCTGCCCGTCAGCGGGGGGAGGGTGACCACCCGGCTGCGGGCGGACACCCTCGACGAGACGTTCGGGGCGCCGGCGTGGTCGCCGGACGGGGCGGCCCTGGCCGTCCCGACCTACCGGCCCGGGGCGGACGACGCGGTCACGCTGTGGCGGGCCGACGAGGCGGGCGGGGAGGGGAGCACGACGACGGCCACTCCGTCCGGCGGGCTCCCGATCCACTCCCTGGCGTGGCGTCGGGCCGACCAGGCCGCACCGGCCGTCTCCTTCCCGAAAGCGCCGACGCGCACCTCGGGGTCGGTCTCGCTCCCGGTCCGCGTGGTCGACGACACCGTCCCGGTGGCCGGCCTCTCCGTGGTCTGCACCGTCGACGCGCTGCCCGTCCCGCGGTGCGACGGCGGCTTCCGCGGGAGCGTGCGGTCGGGTACCCACACCCTCGAGGTCACGGCCACCGACCCCTTCGGACACGTCGGGTCGGCCGTACACACCTGGACGGCGGATGCGACCGGCCCCGTGGTGTCGATGTCGGCGCTGCCCGCGGCGGTCCTGGGGACCAGCGTCACGCTGACGTACGGCGCCACCGACGTCTCGGGCGTCGCGAGCTACGACATCCGGATGCGGTACGCGCGCTGGTCCTCGTCCCGCTACACCTCCTACGTCCAGCCGCGGGCATGGACGGGGACGACCGTGCGGTCGATCACCGTGTCCCCGTCCATCGGCTACGAGTACTGCTTCTCGGTGCGCGCGCGCGACGTCTTCGGCAACGTCTCGGGATGGTCGGCCGAGCGCTGCACGCTGCGCCCGCTCGACGACCGCTCGCTGGTCGCCGGAGCGGGCTGGTCGCGGCTGTCCTACTCATCGGCCTACTCCCGGACCCTGAGCCGCTCGACCACGGCCGGCACCTCGCTCACCCGGTCCGGGGCGTACGTGCGCCAGGTGGTGCTCGTGGTCACGACCTGTCCGACCTGCGGGTCGCTCGACGTCTACGTCGGCTCGACGCGCATCGGGTCGGTCGGGCTCTACTCGTCGACCACCCGGACCAAGCAGCTGCGGTCGGTCTCGGCCACGTCGCTGCGCAGCGGGACCATCACGCTGAGGGTGCACACCAAGGGCCGGCCGGTGATCGTCGACGGACTCGGGGTCCGCAAGACCTGA
- a CDS encoding sensor histidine kinase: MSAPTATPARTEPHPAEVAAPSHRPSSPLPRLVRRLEAIPLRTRLLLIVGLLVGAALLSTSIVTAYLLKSDLDARVDAELRSVLSPVATQALTDLRSQTDDPLPTSYAFALSTPQGQVTRLPTGQKTAPDWPALKAADPRVARQIPFTVESVGSRMQWRFVAAPVANSDAVVAVGVPLETVTHTVTRLLLSTALLGTLALVLSLVLGHFAVRRAFRPLRRIEDTAATIAAGDLTQRVPVRQADDEVTSLSRSLNVMLARIESSFAVREASEERMRQFVADASHELRTPLATVRGYAELYRQGAVRDPEGVATAMGRIEAESGRMSTLVEDLLVLARLDEQPEERPTDVDLTVLAADAVADARVRAPGRRIQLLGRDGELGATVVRGAELRLRQVVTNLVANALRHTPDGTPVEVVVGVDAGVPVLEVRDHGDGIPPDIATKVFERFFRADPARGRVTGGSGLGLAIVAAIVAAHHGRVGVAQTPGGGATFVVRFAQQTPSH, encoded by the coding sequence ATGTCGGCCCCCACCGCCACCCCCGCGCGCACGGAGCCGCACCCGGCCGAGGTGGCCGCCCCGTCGCACCGCCCCTCGTCCCCGCTGCCCCGCCTGGTGCGCCGGCTCGAGGCCATCCCGCTCCGGACCCGGCTGCTGCTGATCGTCGGGCTGCTCGTGGGAGCGGCCCTGCTGTCGACCAGCATCGTCACGGCGTACCTGCTCAAGAGCGACCTCGACGCCCGCGTCGACGCCGAGCTGCGCAGCGTCCTGTCGCCGGTCGCGACCCAGGCCCTCACCGACCTGCGCTCGCAGACCGACGACCCGCTGCCGACGAGCTATGCCTTCGCGCTCTCGACCCCGCAGGGCCAGGTCACGCGCCTCCCCACGGGGCAGAAGACGGCCCCGGACTGGCCGGCCCTCAAGGCCGCCGACCCGCGCGTGGCCCGCCAGATCCCCTTCACCGTCGAGTCCGTCGGGAGCCGGATGCAGTGGCGCTTCGTCGCCGCGCCGGTCGCCAACAGCGATGCCGTCGTGGCCGTGGGCGTCCCGCTCGAGACGGTCACGCACACCGTCACCCGGCTGCTGCTGTCCACGGCCCTGCTCGGCACCCTGGCCCTGGTCCTCTCCCTCGTGCTCGGGCACTTCGCCGTCCGCCGTGCCTTCCGGCCGCTGCGGCGGATCGAGGACACCGCCGCCACCATCGCCGCCGGTGACCTCACCCAGCGTGTGCCGGTGCGCCAGGCCGACGACGAGGTCACCTCGCTCTCGCGCAGCCTGAACGTGATGCTCGCGCGCATCGAGTCCTCCTTCGCCGTGCGCGAGGCCAGCGAGGAGCGGATGCGGCAGTTCGTCGCCGATGCATCGCACGAGCTGCGCACGCCGCTCGCGACCGTCCGCGGCTATGCGGAGCTCTACCGGCAGGGCGCGGTCCGCGACCCGGAGGGCGTGGCCACGGCCATGGGCCGCATCGAGGCCGAGTCGGGCCGGATGAGCACGCTGGTCGAGGACCTGCTGGTGCTGGCCCGCCTCGACGAGCAGCCCGAGGAGCGGCCCACCGACGTCGACCTCACCGTGCTGGCCGCGGACGCCGTGGCCGACGCCCGCGTGCGCGCCCCCGGCCGCCGCATCCAGCTGCTCGGCCGCGACGGCGAGCTCGGGGCCACCGTCGTGCGCGGTGCGGAGCTGCGGCTGCGCCAGGTCGTCACCAACCTCGTGGCCAACGCGCTGCGGCACACCCCGGACGGCACGCCCGTCGAGGTCGTGGTGGGCGTCGACGCCGGCGTCCCGGTCCTCGAGGTCCGTGACCACGGCGACGGCATCCCGCCCGACATCGCCACCAAGGTCTTCGAGCGCTTCTTCCGCGCCGACCCCGCGCGGGGCCGTGTCACCGGCGGCAGCGGCCTGGGCCTGGCGATCGTCGCCGCCATCGTGGCGGCCCATCACGGCCGGGTCGGCGTCGCCCAGACCCCCGGCGGCGGGGCGACCTTCGTGGTCCGCTTCGCCCAGCAGACTCCCAGCCACTGA
- a CDS encoding cold-shock protein produces the protein MPTGKVKFFDAEKGFGFVSGDAGEGDVFVPASALPQGVPGLKGGQRIEFSIVEGRRGAQAMTVQLLDPAPSVSANRKIRDRKPADEMVVIVEDVIKLLDSVSESLRRGHYPDKAHGNKVAQVLHAVADDLEL, from the coding sequence GTGCCGACTGGCAAGGTGAAGTTCTTCGATGCCGAGAAGGGCTTCGGCTTCGTCTCCGGCGACGCCGGCGAGGGCGACGTGTTCGTCCCCGCCTCCGCGCTCCCGCAGGGCGTCCCCGGCCTCAAGGGCGGCCAGCGCATCGAGTTCAGCATCGTCGAGGGCCGCCGCGGCGCCCAGGCCATGACGGTGCAGCTCCTCGACCCCGCGCCGTCGGTCTCCGCGAACCGCAAGATCCGCGACCGCAAGCCCGCCGACGAGATGGTCGTCATCGTCGAGGACGTCATCAAGCTCCTCGACTCGGTCTCGGAGTCGCTGCGCCGCGGCCACTACCCCGACAAGGCCCACGGCAACAAGGTCGCCCAGGTCCTGCACGCCGTCGCCGACGACCTCGAGCTCTGA
- a CDS encoding MFS transporter yields MAFATTVPARALAVGLLGVSFGIGWPAFNAMIAGIVRGRLRTQYFGVNFALVNLGIGLGGVVSGFLTDVSRPGTFTAIFLADAGCVLVPVALLLGPLRAVAGRPEQAAAGEAPGSGYLAILRRPSVLWVTALTFLSSFVGYGQMEAGFPAFARQVSEVSTRTIGLAFAANTAVIVLLQFLVLRRIDGRRRTRVFLVLVGLWVAAWSLLGTTGLVAGTLAAAAGVVVFHVLFGLGETLLQPTVPAIVNDLASDRDRGRYNAVSAMAFQVGAIAAPVTAGWLLDRRLAGVFVGMLVVCLGLVALLALALERVVPPAANDVPVREVPPAVSATR; encoded by the coding sequence ATGGCCTTCGCCACCACGGTGCCCGCGCGGGCGCTCGCCGTGGGGCTCCTGGGCGTCAGCTTCGGCATCGGCTGGCCGGCCTTCAACGCGATGATCGCCGGCATCGTGCGCGGCCGGCTGCGCACCCAGTACTTCGGCGTCAACTTCGCGCTGGTCAACCTCGGCATCGGGCTGGGCGGGGTCGTCAGCGGCTTCCTCACCGACGTCAGCCGGCCCGGCACCTTCACCGCGATCTTCCTCGCCGACGCCGGGTGCGTGCTGGTACCGGTGGCGTTGCTGCTCGGGCCGCTCCGCGCGGTCGCCGGGCGACCCGAGCAGGCCGCGGCGGGCGAGGCGCCGGGCAGCGGCTACCTCGCCATCCTGCGGCGCCCGTCGGTGCTGTGGGTCACGGCGCTGACGTTCCTCTCGAGCTTCGTCGGCTACGGGCAGATGGAGGCGGGCTTCCCGGCCTTCGCGCGGCAGGTCAGCGAGGTCTCGACGCGCACCATCGGCCTGGCCTTCGCCGCCAACACCGCCGTCATCGTGCTGCTCCAGTTCCTGGTGCTGCGGCGCATCGACGGGCGCCGGCGCACCCGCGTCTTCCTCGTGCTCGTCGGCCTGTGGGTGGCCGCGTGGTCGCTGCTGGGCACGACCGGGCTCGTCGCGGGCACGCTGGCGGCGGCCGCGGGTGTCGTGGTCTTCCACGTGCTGTTCGGGCTGGGCGAGACGCTGCTGCAGCCCACCGTTCCGGCCATCGTCAACGACCTGGCGAGCGACCGCGACCGGGGCCGCTACAACGCGGTGTCGGCCATGGCCTTCCAGGTGGGGGCGATCGCCGCCCCCGTCACCGCCGGGTGGCTGCTCGACCGCCGGCTGGCGGGGGTCTTCGTGGGGATGCTGGTCGTCTGCCTGGGCCTGGTCGCTCTCCTGGCGCTGGCGCTCGAGCGCGTCGTCCCGCCCGCGGCCAACGATGTACCCGTCCGCGAGGTCCCCCCTGCGGTGTCCGCGACGCGCTGA
- a CDS encoding hydroxymethylglutaryl-CoA lyase, which translates to MSRALPQVEPDPSLPRRVTVYEVGPRDGLQNESGVVPAAVKAEFVRRLLAAGLETVETTSFVDPRWVPQLADAEEVLALLGDAGRGPRRPVLVPNLRGLDRALAAGVGAVAIFGSATETFARRNLNRSVEESVGMFAPVVERARAEGLWVRGYVSMCFGDPWEGPVPVAQVVDVCRRLMDLGCDQLSLGDTIGVGTVGHVHRLLEALAAAGIGPEQVGVHFHDTYGQALANTLAALRDGVSVVDASTGGLGGCPFAKSATGNLATEDLVWALDGAGVETGLDLDALVATSSWMAEQLGRPSPSRVVTALTGG; encoded by the coding sequence ATGAGCCGAGCACTGCCGCAGGTCGAGCCGGACCCGTCGCTGCCGCGGCGCGTCACCGTGTACGAGGTGGGGCCGCGCGACGGGCTGCAGAACGAGTCGGGTGTCGTGCCGGCGGCGGTGAAGGCCGAGTTCGTCCGACGGCTGCTGGCCGCGGGGCTCGAGACCGTCGAGACGACCTCGTTCGTCGACCCGCGCTGGGTGCCGCAGCTGGCGGACGCCGAGGAGGTGCTGGCGCTGCTGGGCGACGCCGGCCGGGGGCCGCGCCGGCCGGTGCTGGTCCCGAACCTGCGCGGTCTGGACCGGGCGCTGGCGGCCGGGGTGGGGGCGGTGGCGATCTTCGGCAGCGCCACCGAGACCTTCGCCCGCAGGAACCTGAACCGCAGTGTCGAGGAGTCGGTCGGGATGTTCGCCCCGGTGGTCGAGCGGGCCCGGGCCGAGGGGCTGTGGGTGCGGGGCTACGTCTCGATGTGCTTCGGCGACCCGTGGGAGGGGCCCGTGCCGGTGGCCCAGGTCGTCGACGTCTGCCGGCGCCTGATGGACCTCGGCTGCGACCAGCTCTCGCTCGGCGACACCATCGGCGTCGGCACCGTCGGGCACGTCCACCGGCTCCTGGAGGCACTGGCCGCGGCCGGCATCGGCCCCGAGCAGGTCGGGGTGCACTTCCACGACACGTACGGGCAGGCGCTGGCCAACACCCTGGCCGCACTGCGGGACGGGGTCTCGGTGGTCGACGCCTCCACCGGAGGCCTGGGGGGCTGTCCGTTCGCGAAGTCCGCCACCGGCAACCTCGCCACCGAGGACCTCGTCTGGGCTCTCGACGGCGCGGGCGTCGAGACCGGCCTCGACCTCGACGCACTGGTCGCGACCTCCTCCTGGATGGCCGAACAGCTCGGCCGCCCCTCGCCGTCGCGCGTCGTCACGGCCCTCACCGGCGGCTGA
- a CDS encoding DUF2530 domain-containing protein → MTDQTPGPARAPLGESAPVDPPSVPARSIALFGTGVWVLALVVSLLVPALHTGPRSWWPWACVTGIALGVFAWGYIRRGRGNAAGA, encoded by the coding sequence GTGACCGACCAGACCCCCGGACCGGCCCGAGCCCCCCTCGGGGAGTCGGCACCGGTCGACCCGCCCTCCGTGCCGGCGCGCAGCATCGCCCTGTTCGGGACCGGCGTCTGGGTACTGGCGCTGGTCGTCAGCCTGCTGGTCCCGGCCCTGCACACCGGCCCCCGCTCGTGGTGGCCGTGGGCGTGCGTCACCGGCATCGCGCTCGGCGTGTTCGCCTGGGGCTACATCCGCCGCGGGCGCGGGAACGCCGCGGGGGCCTGA
- a CDS encoding response regulator transcription factor, which translates to MSTTQVPEARLLVVEDEPNIRELLATSLRYAGFDVATAASGSEALKVAGDHDPDLCVLDVMLPDMDGFTVTRRLRDQGRRLPIVFVTARDSVDDKIKGLTVGGDDYVTKPFSLEEVVARIRAVLRRTRGDADEERQVLTFEDLELDEDSHEVRRAGRVIETSPTEFKLLRYLMLNPNRVLSKSQILDHVWDYDFRGESGIVESYISYLRRKIDSDGAPALIHTKRGVGYVLRLPPQG; encoded by the coding sequence GTGAGTACCACCCAGGTCCCCGAGGCCCGCCTCCTCGTCGTCGAGGACGAGCCGAACATCCGCGAGCTCCTCGCCACGTCGCTGCGCTACGCCGGCTTCGACGTCGCCACCGCCGCCAGCGGCTCCGAGGCCCTGAAGGTGGCCGGCGACCACGACCCCGACCTCTGCGTGCTCGACGTCATGCTGCCCGACATGGACGGCTTCACCGTCACCCGCAGGCTGCGCGACCAGGGCCGCCGGCTGCCCATCGTCTTCGTCACCGCCCGCGACTCGGTCGACGACAAGATCAAGGGCCTGACCGTCGGCGGCGACGACTACGTCACGAAGCCGTTCAGCCTCGAGGAGGTCGTCGCGCGGATCCGCGCCGTGCTGCGCCGGACCCGCGGCGACGCCGACGAGGAGCGCCAGGTCCTCACCTTCGAGGACCTCGAGCTCGACGAGGACTCGCACGAGGTCCGCCGGGCCGGGCGCGTCATCGAGACCAGCCCCACGGAGTTCAAGCTGCTCCGGTACCTGATGCTCAACCCCAACCGGGTGCTGTCGAAGTCGCAGATCCTCGACCACGTCTGGGACTACGACTTCCGCGGCGAGTCCGGCATCGTCGAGTCCTACATCTCCTACCTGCGCCGCAAGATCGACAGCGACGGCGCCCCCGCGCTCATCCACACCAAGCGCGGCGTCGGCTACGTCCTGCGGCTGCCTCCGCAGGGCTGA